The following are encoded together in the Acidicapsa ligni genome:
- a CDS encoding winged helix-turn-helix domain-containing protein → MLEIKSSIRFEGYVIDRQGWSMRWSEEPIALNRKSFDVLLYLIDHRDRVVSKSELLEKIWEGQFVEESNLAQQVFLLRKALSRHDSRSKIIETIPGRGYRFTAPIKEWVEAPVGEPETRIERIVLSATESITRITVEEEEEDDSPSSPSLAPDTSVIDATTRTGVHEQENGQGLSVQTGADQGVRGVRIRIGWRWVLAASFVVLVLSIAGWFGWQRWLDRESGAPVDVVIAPMAGSTGDAVLDQALVVALRTDLSQSPFVSIVTPARIRETLREMKQKPDAEMTSSIARDVCERTNSQAVLFGNIARLGQHFLLTEEATSCVNGAMLANAKYEASTTEDLPHGIDKLAEGLRHGLGESRRSIARFDVPLFVSINTSSLEALKEYTLGATLADQGKYEDATNLMKKAIAADPDFAEAYYGLAAGLRALHDPVAEKDAILKAYSLRDSANESTRLAIIALYHYGATQDLYEAERNYRTWTELYPRAGAAWNNLSAIERDLGHHAETLAAARHALELRPDVTIVYGNVAYGQLETGDMRGALSTCESAIATGHDSDHLRGYCFESAYALHDAALVQKQRDWAAAHPDAILIRQNEVDIAVAEGRFSDARRLFPQLEAIIRHRGVAAPADEIVRAESIDLIDAGEVEEGRRLFRSVPVDPKSQYSILGLASVGDSEAAASDLRAMQTEFPQGTIWNDYLGPEVQAINAMTNHKPDEAIAALERIRPLEGRDPLITMMRADAYLAKGEAGLAEKEYRRVIDSPVQDPIITAVPLSWLGLGRALAAEGNRTSAIEAYKHFFMLWAHADPDARFLVQAKGEFNALHAQL, encoded by the coding sequence TTGCTGGAAATAAAAAGCTCCATTCGATTCGAAGGCTATGTAATTGATCGTCAAGGCTGGAGCATGCGCTGGTCGGAAGAGCCGATTGCGCTCAATCGCAAGAGCTTTGACGTGCTGCTTTACCTCATCGATCATCGGGATCGCGTGGTCAGCAAGAGCGAGCTGCTCGAGAAGATCTGGGAGGGTCAGTTCGTGGAGGAGAGCAATCTTGCGCAACAGGTCTTCCTGCTGCGCAAGGCTCTGTCCCGGCACGATTCGCGGAGCAAGATCATCGAAACGATTCCGGGTCGCGGCTATCGCTTTACCGCTCCGATCAAGGAATGGGTCGAGGCACCGGTTGGGGAACCGGAGACTCGCATTGAGCGGATCGTGCTGAGCGCTACGGAATCGATCACCAGGATTACCGTGGAAGAGGAAGAGGAGGATGATTCGCCGTCTTCGCCGTCTCTCGCTCCTGATACATCTGTGATTGATGCCACGACTAGAACCGGTGTCCACGAGCAGGAAAATGGGCAGGGGCTGTCGGTTCAAACAGGGGCGGATCAGGGCGTCCGTGGCGTCCGAATAAGAATAGGCTGGCGCTGGGTGCTGGCCGCATCGTTCGTGGTCCTGGTGCTAAGTATTGCTGGTTGGTTTGGCTGGCAACGTTGGCTCGACAGGGAAAGCGGAGCGCCGGTGGACGTTGTTATTGCCCCGATGGCTGGAAGCACGGGCGATGCGGTGCTGGACCAGGCATTGGTCGTCGCTCTGCGCACGGATCTCTCACAGAGTCCATTCGTCTCCATAGTAACTCCGGCCAGGATTCGCGAAACCTTGAGGGAGATGAAGCAAAAGCCTGACGCCGAGATGACCTCCTCAATTGCAAGAGATGTCTGCGAGCGCACCAATAGCCAGGCGGTTCTATTTGGCAATATTGCTCGGTTGGGGCAGCACTTTCTGCTGACTGAAGAGGCGACGAGCTGCGTCAACGGCGCGATGCTCGCCAATGCGAAGTATGAAGCATCGACAACAGAAGACCTGCCCCACGGCATCGATAAACTTGCTGAAGGTCTAAGGCATGGGCTGGGTGAATCCAGGCGCAGTATCGCTCGATTCGACGTTCCGCTCTTTGTTTCTATAAATACATCATCGCTGGAAGCATTGAAGGAATATACTCTGGGCGCGACGCTGGCGGATCAGGGCAAGTATGAAGACGCTACCAACCTGATGAAAAAGGCGATTGCCGCAGATCCTGATTTTGCAGAGGCTTATTACGGTCTTGCGGCCGGTCTTAGAGCTTTGCATGATCCTGTTGCGGAGAAGGATGCAATTCTCAAAGCGTACAGTTTGCGCGACTCCGCCAACGAGTCGACGCGGCTGGCGATCATTGCTCTGTATCACTACGGAGCGACACAGGACCTTTATGAGGCGGAGCGGAACTACCGTACCTGGACAGAGCTCTATCCGCGCGCTGGCGCGGCATGGAATAATCTGTCGGCTATAGAGCGTGATCTTGGCCATCATGCGGAAACACTCGCCGCCGCCAGGCACGCACTGGAATTGAGGCCCGACGTAACGATCGTCTATGGGAACGTGGCCTATGGGCAGTTAGAGACAGGCGATATGCGGGGGGCACTTAGCACTTGTGAAAGCGCCATTGCCACAGGCCATGATTCAGATCATCTGCGTGGATACTGCTTTGAATCCGCTTACGCTCTGCATGATGCGGCGCTCGTTCAGAAACAGCGAGACTGGGCTGCTGCACATCCCGATGCGATCTTGATCCGGCAGAATGAAGTCGATATCGCGGTTGCAGAGGGAAGATTTTCTGACGCAAGGCGTCTTTTTCCGCAACTCGAGGCGATCATACGTCATAGAGGGGTGGCTGCACCGGCCGATGAAATTGTTCGCGCTGAAAGCATCGATCTGATCGATGCAGGGGAGGTGGAAGAAGGACGCAGGCTCTTCCGCAGCGTTCCTGTCGATCCGAAAAGCCAGTACAGCATCCTTGGCCTGGCCAGTGTGGGAGATTCTGAAGCAGCTGCATCCGATTTGCGCGCAATGCAGACCGAGTTTCCTCAAGGGACTATCTGGAACGATTATCTTGGCCCTGAGGTGCAGGCAATCAATGCCATGACGAATCACAAGCCTGACGAAGCCATCGCCGCACTGGAACGGATTCGACCGTTGGAAGGGCGTGATCCGCTTATCACCATGATGCGGGCAGATGCCTATCTAGCCAAGGGAGAGGCTGGCCTCGCAGAAAAGGAGTATCGCCGGGTGATCGACAGCCCAGTGCAAGATCCGATCATTACGGCGGTGCCGCTCTCCTGGCTTGGCTTAGGCCGTGCGCTTGCTGCTGAAGGCAATCGTACCTCGGCAATCGAAGCCTATAAGCATTTCTTCATGCTTTGGGCACATGCGGATCCCGATGCAAGGTTTCTTGTCCAGGCGAAAGGCGAGTTCAACGCGCTCCACGCACAGCTTTAG